The genomic interval AGCGAGAGCGAGAGGATCTGGTGACCCAGACAGATTCCAAAGATGGGCTTTTTGCCGATGAGCTTCGCAACCGTCTCGGCCGCGTAGGGAACGCCCTCGGGATCGCCGGGGCCGTTCGAGAGGAAAATCCCGTCGGGGTTGTAGGCAAGCACATCCTCGGCGCTGGCCGTCGCGGGAACCACGGTGACTTTGCAGCCCACGTCAACGAGATTGCGCAGGATGTTGCGCTTGATCCCGAAGTCCATCGCCACGACGTGGTGCTTGAGGCTTGCGGGTTTGGTGTATCCCTCGCCCAGCTTCCACGTGCCCTCGGTCCACTCGTAGGGTTTCTCGCAGGTGACTTCCTTGACGAGGTCGCGGCCCACAAGGCCCGGCGCGTTCTTCGCCTTTTCGACGAGCGATTTGGGGTCGAGATCCTCGGTGCTCAGCACGCCCATCTGCGCGCCGGCATCGCGGATGTGACGCACCAGCTTGCGGGTGTCGATGCCTTCGATGCCCACGACGCCGCGCTCGGCCAGGAGCTCGCCCAGCGAGCGCTGCGAGCGGAAGTTCGAGGGGGTCTCGAAATACTCGCGCACGATCACGCCTTCGGCCTGCAGACGATCCGACTCAAAGTCCTCGTCGTTGACGCCGTAGTTGCCGATCTGCGTGTAGGTCAGCGTGACGATCTGGCCCTTGTAGGAAGGATCGGAGTAGATCTCCTGATAACCGGTCATGGAGGTGTTGAAGACCACCTCGCCGGTCACTTCGCCCTTCGCGCCGAAGGCGGTGCCTTCGAACACGGTGCCGTCGG from Chrysiogenia bacterium carries:
- the carA gene encoding glutamine-hydrolyzing carbamoyl-phosphate synthase small subunit, whose amino-acid sequence is MKGPKAILALADGTVFEGTAFGAKGEVTGEVVFNTSMTGYQEIYSDPSYKGQIVTLTYTQIGNYGVNDEDFESDRLQAEGVIVREYFETPSNFRSQRSLGELLAERGVVGIEGIDTRKLVRHIRDAGAQMGVLSTEDLDPKSLVEKAKNAPGLVGRDLVKEVTCEKPYEWTEGTWKLGEGYTKPASLKHHVVAMDFGIKRNILRNLVDVGCKVTVVPATASAEDVLAYNPDGIFLSNGPGDPEGVPYAAETVAKLIGKKPIFGICLGHQILSLSL